One segment of Meriones unguiculatus strain TT.TT164.6M chromosome 3, Bangor_MerUng_6.1, whole genome shotgun sequence DNA contains the following:
- the Gjb3 gene encoding gap junction beta-3 protein: MDWKKLQDLLSGVNQYSTAFGRIWLSVVFVFRVLVYVVAAERVWGDEQKDFDCNTRQPGCTNVCYDNFFPISNIRLWALQLIFVTCPSMLVILHVAYREERERKHRQKNGEHCPKLYSHPGKKHGGLWWTYLFSLIFKLIIELVFLYVLHRLWYGFTMPRLVQCAGVVPCPNIVDCYIARPTEKKVFTYFMVGASAVCIILTICEICYLVFHRVMRGLSKGNPAKSVSSPKSSSRASTCRCHHKLLESGETEPGPANTLQASAPNLTPI, encoded by the coding sequence ATGGACTGGAAAAAACTCCAGGACCTCCTGAGCGGTGTGAACCAGTACTCCACGGCCTTCGGACGCATCTGGCTGTCAGTAGTGTTCGTCTTCCGGGTGCTGGTGTACGTGGTGGCGGCTGAGCGCGTGTGGGGTGACGAGCAAAAGGACTTTGACTGTAACACCAGGCAGCCCGGTTGTACCAACGTGTGCTATGACAACTTCTTCCCCATCTCCAACATCCGCCTCTGGGCCCTGCAGCTCATCTTCGTCACGTGTCCCTCCATGCTGGTCATCCTGCACGTAGCCTACCGCGAGGAGCGGGAGCGGAAGCACCGCCAGAAGAACGGGGAGCACTGTCCCAAACTGTACAGCCACCCCGGCAAGAAACACGGCGGCTTGTGGTGGACTTACCTGTTCAGCCTCATCTTCAAGCTCATCATTGAGCTGGTCTTCCTGTATGTCCTACACAGGCTCTGGTATGGCTTCACCATGCCGCGCCTGGTACAGTGTGCCGGCGTGGTGCCCTGCCCCAACATCGTCGACTGCTACATCGCTCGGCCCACGGAGAAGAAGGTCTTTACCTACTTCATGGTGGGCGCCTCGGCCGTCTGTATCATTCTCACCATCTGTGAGATCTGCTACCTCGTCTTCCACAGGGTTATGCGGGGCCTGAGCAAGGGCAACCCTGCGAAGAGCGTGAGCTCCCCTAAGTCCTCCAGCCGGGCCTCCACCTGCCGCTGTCACCACAAGCTGCTGGAGAGTGGGGAGACGGAGCCAGGCCCAGCCAACACGCTGCAGGCTTCAGCACCTAACCTGACCCCCATCTGA